The Chitinophagales bacterium genome has a segment encoding these proteins:
- a CDS encoding SH3 domain-containing protein translates to METKYGFIKMTLPEFKRWIKEQNVARHILYLQEHHTWVPSYAHFTGDNHFERQLAMKNSHRDRGFSNIAQHFTIFPDGTILTGRSLEDNPAGISGKNSNAICIENLGDFDIGEDNMTTEQKRSIIEVSAALCKRFNIPVNTDRILYHTWFASKSCPGTNFFGGNTKRHCEQNLLPLILQVYNLNEEGNHLTDKFEYGIVTANTLNVRTGISTRFDIAYTTSYGSVIRIWEKRDGWYKISKSKEEWVYGRYVDIIKAAVVNTDVLNVRSGPSVNYTKLDKVLKGDMVFIFEAINDWAKIAIDEKWVSMKYLDLA, encoded by the coding sequence ATGGAAACAAAATACGGCTTTATTAAAATGACACTTCCTGAGTTTAAACGATGGATAAAAGAACAAAATGTTGCAAGACATATTTTATATCTTCAAGAACATCATACTTGGGTGCCAAGTTACGCCCACTTTACTGGAGATAATCATTTTGAAAGACAACTTGCTATGAAAAACAGTCATAGAGACAGAGGTTTTTCAAATATTGCACAGCATTTTACCATTTTTCCTGATGGTACTATTTTAACAGGTAGAAGCTTAGAAGATAATCCAGCTGGAATTTCAGGCAAGAATAGCAATGCCATTTGTATTGAAAATCTTGGAGATTTTGATATAGGTGAAGACAATATGACCACTGAACAAAAGCGTTCTATTATTGAAGTAAGTGCTGCACTTTGTAAACGATTTAATATACCTGTAAATACTGATAGAATCTTATATCACACTTGGTTTGCTTCAAAATCTTGTCCAGGCACTAACTTTTTTGGTGGAAATACTAAAAGACACTGTGAGCAAAATTTATTGCCTTTAATACTACAGGTGTATAATTTAAATGAAGAAGGTAACCATTTAACTGATAAATTTGAATATGGTATTGTAACAGCCAATACTTTAAATGTAAGAACAGGTATAAGTACTCGCTTTGATATTGCATATACTACAAGTTATGGTTCGGTAATTAGGATATGGGAAAAAAGAGACGGTTGGTATAAAATATCAAAATCTAAAGAAGAATGGGTTTATGGCAGATATGTTGATATTATAAAAGCTGCTGTTGTAAATACTGATGTGCTTAATGTGCGTTCAGGACCATCAGTCAATTATACCAAATTAGATAAGGTACTTAAAGGCGATATGGTCTTTATTTTTGAAGCAATAAATGATTGGGCTAAGATTGCTATTGATGAAAAATGGGTATCTATGAAATACTTAGATTTAGCATAA
- a CDS encoding NfeD family protein, which translates to MNIINEFWSHLVIFEKILFVIAIIATLLFLLQTIMIFLGGDIDDASAFGDADEAIGHDDGVDSQYLTLKNLIAFFTMFGWIGLACFKNGMSYLPTIIIASIAGVTMVAIMMFLFKSISKLKYDGTLKLDKAIGKKGTVYLTIPANNNGLGKINIKINNALLELDAITNDKKDIANGTLVEVIEIVGNNTLLVSKIN; encoded by the coding sequence ATGAATATAATTAACGAATTTTGGTCGCACTTAGTCATATTTGAGAAAATATTATTTGTAATAGCAATTATTGCTACATTATTATTTCTATTGCAAACCATAATGATTTTTCTTGGAGGCGATATAGATGATGCTAGTGCATTTGGTGACGCTGATGAAGCAATTGGACACGATGATGGTGTTGACTCGCAATATCTTACATTAAAGAACCTAATTGCATTCTTTACTATGTTTGGTTGGATTGGCTTAGCATGTTTTAAAAACGGAATGTCTTATTTACCAACCATTATAATTGCATCAATAGCTGGTGTTACAATGGTTGCAATAATGATGTTTTTATTCAAATCTATCTCCAAACTAAAATACGATGGTACATTAAAACTAGACAAAGCCATTGGTAAAAAAGGAACTGTATACTTAACTATTCCTGCTAACAATAATGGATTAGGAAAAATTAATATCAAAATAAATAATGCGTTACTAGAACTTGATGCCATAACCAACGATAAAAAAGATATTGCCAATGGCACGCTAGTAGAAGTTATAGAAATTGTAGGTAACAACACCTTATTAGTATCAAAAATCAACTAA
- a CDS encoding flotillin family protein encodes MGTFILIAIVLAVLFVFSLTFALFKRYKRCPSDRILVVYGKVGNNNDNTTLTSRCIHGGAAFVWPIIQDYAFMDLTPMSIEVNLVNALSKQNIRVDVPSKFTVGISTEPGVMDNAAERLLGLGRKDIHDLANDIILGQMRLVVAMMDIEEINNNRDKFLSNVASNVEAELKKIGLKLINVNVTDIKDESGYIEALGKEAAAKAINEAKKSVAEQEKFGEIGKAEAERERDTQIEITQKNRDVQIAETQRDRDSQIAVATKDKEILIAEAKRDESIGKYEADRDTRIKVSDANAKAVEGENLAKIEIAKSDAERREREAESLKRAIAAEKVQQAKALEEAYKAEENAEKARAERERAEQHASIVVSAEIAKQKAIIEAQAEAEKIREQAKGQADAIYAKLEAEARGMYEILTKQAEGLDMIVKSANNNPKDAVLLLIADKLPELVKLQSEAIKNIKIDKVTVWDNGNGAENGKTATSNFLSGIYKSVPPLQDIFNVAGMDLPNYLGSEKQEKPTTNKENKTKSNNKSNDDIEEIKPE; translated from the coding sequence ATGGGAACATTTATTTTAATTGCAATTGTACTTGCTGTACTATTTGTATTTTCACTCACCTTTGCACTCTTTAAAAGATATAAAAGGTGTCCTTCTGACAGAATTCTAGTCGTATACGGAAAAGTAGGTAACAATAACGACAATACTACGCTCACCTCAAGATGTATTCATGGTGGTGCTGCTTTTGTGTGGCCAATCATTCAAGACTACGCTTTTATGGACTTAACACCAATGTCTATCGAAGTAAATTTGGTCAATGCATTGAGTAAACAAAATATTAGAGTTGATGTACCTTCAAAATTTACAGTAGGTATTTCTACAGAACCTGGTGTTATGGACAATGCTGCTGAAAGGTTATTAGGTCTTGGAAGAAAAGATATTCACGATTTAGCAAACGATATTATACTTGGTCAAATGCGTTTAGTGGTTGCCATGATGGATATTGAAGAAATCAACAACAACAGAGATAAATTTTTATCTAATGTTGCTAGTAATGTAGAAGCAGAATTGAAGAAAATAGGTTTAAAACTTATTAATGTCAATGTTACAGATATAAAAGATGAGAGTGGATATATTGAAGCATTAGGAAAGGAAGCAGCTGCAAAAGCTATTAACGAAGCTAAAAAGAGTGTGGCTGAACAAGAAAAATTTGGTGAAATTGGTAAAGCAGAAGCAGAAAGAGAAAGAGACACGCAAATTGAAATCACACAGAAAAATAGAGATGTACAAATTGCAGAAACTCAGAGAGACAGAGATTCGCAAATTGCAGTAGCTACTAAAGACAAAGAAATTTTAATTGCAGAAGCTAAAAGAGATGAATCTATTGGTAAGTATGAAGCAGACAGAGATACCAGAATTAAAGTATCTGATGCTAATGCAAAAGCAGTAGAAGGTGAAAACTTAGCCAAAATAGAAATTGCAAAATCAGATGCAGAAAGAAGAGAAAGAGAAGCAGAATCATTAAAGAGAGCCATTGCAGCAGAAAAAGTACAACAAGCAAAAGCATTAGAAGAGGCCTATAAAGCAGAAGAAAATGCAGAAAAAGCTAGAGCAGAAAGAGAAAGAGCAGAGCAACACGCCTCTATTGTAGTATCAGCAGAAATTGCTAAGCAAAAAGCCATTATTGAAGCACAAGCAGAAGCAGAGAAAATTAGAGAGCAAGCCAAAGGTCAAGCCGATGCTATTTATGCTAAACTAGAAGCAGAAGCTCGTGGTATGTATGAAATCTTAACCAAGCAAGCCGAAGGTTTAGATATGATTGTGAAATCTGCCAACAACAATCCAAAAGATGCCGTATTATTATTAATAGCAGACAAATTACCTGAGTTGGTTAAACTACAATCTGAAGCAATTAAAAATATTAAAATTGATAAAGTTACAGTTTGGGACAATGGCAATGGTGCAGAAAATGGTAAAACAGCAACTTCTAATTTCCTATCAGGAATTTATAAATCAGTTCCACCATTACAAGATATTTTTAATGTAGCAGGTATGGATTTACCAAACTATTTAGGTAGTGAAAAACAAGAAAAACCAACTACCAATAAAGAAAACAAAACAAAAAGCAATAATAAAAGCAACGACGACATAGAAGAAATAAAACCAGAGTAA
- a CDS encoding STAS/SEC14 domain-containing protein — protein MIEQLETFKGNTLAIEVIDGFSETDEKLAQKLFQEKLDQGFTQVHVLIKLDEMKMSHSSVKAFMEDIFWSLRHYKQMGHLALVAHSKILKALVPIDNLFFERASKGRHERYFDISQMHEAIAFVQPTESIE, from the coding sequence ATGATAGAGCAATTAGAAACATTTAAAGGAAACACATTAGCTATTGAAGTAATTGATGGTTTTAGTGAAACTGATGAAAAGTTAGCACAAAAATTATTTCAAGAAAAATTAGACCAAGGATTTACTCAAGTACATGTATTGATTAAGCTAGACGAAATGAAAATGAGTCATTCTAGCGTAAAAGCATTTATGGAAGACATATTTTGGTCATTACGACATTATAAACAAATGGGACATCTTGCTCTAGTAGCACATTCTAAAATATTAAAAGCATTAGTACCTATTGATAATTTGTTCTTCGAAAGAGCAAGTAAAGGCAGACACGAACGCTATTTCGATATTTCTCAAATGCATGAAGCCATAGCTTTTGTTCAACCAACAGAAAGTATTGAATAA
- a CDS encoding fatty acid hydroxylase family protein — protein MKAVEQYRNQYRQNFIGKNYNGYAHVLFVVFWCVAVIVFCVLNIHQTTWKELLIIPFTFIYINWIEYIGHKGPMHHQTKLLSKVFERHTMQHHHFFTYDNMSFDSTKDFKAVLFPPVLLIFFFVCFVLPVSLLIFWLWNTNAALIFMATIIAYYFNYEFLHFCYHLPENHFLLKIPLVKRLKKLHHTHHDTTLMTKYNFNISYPIFDWIYGTIYKK, from the coding sequence ATGAAAGCAGTAGAGCAATATAGAAATCAGTATAGGCAAAATTTTATTGGTAAAAATTACAATGGCTATGCTCATGTTTTGTTTGTAGTATTTTGGTGTGTTGCTGTAATTGTTTTTTGTGTGCTGAATATTCATCAAACAACATGGAAAGAATTATTAATTATACCTTTTACATTTATATATATTAATTGGATAGAATATATTGGACATAAAGGACCAATGCATCATCAAACAAAATTATTGAGTAAAGTTTTTGAACGACACACGATGCAACACCACCACTTTTTTACTTACGATAATATGTCGTTTGATAGTACAAAAGATTTTAAAGCTGTTTTGTTTCCACCTGTGTTGTTGATTTTCTTTTTTGTATGTTTTGTATTGCCTGTTAGTCTATTGATATTTTGGTTGTGGAATACGAATGCTGCATTAATTTTTATGGCAACCATTATTGCTTACTATTTTAATTATGAGTTTTTACATTTTTGCTATCACTTACCAGAAAACCATTTTTTACTAAAAATTCCATTAGTAAAACGATTAAAAAAATTACATCATACGCATCATGATACAACACTGATGACTAAGTATAACTTTAATATTTCTTATCCAATTTTTGATTGGATTTATGGTACAATTTATAAGAAATAA
- the metG gene encoding methionine--tRNA ligase produces MKKRYTITAALPYANGPLHIGHLAGAYIAADIYARFLRLQNHDVCFVSGSDEHGAAITIKAMRENTTPQAIVDKYHHIIKKSFEDFGIEFDIYHRTTAPIHYDTSQEFFLELLDKNAFEVIESEQYYDETAHQFLADRYIIGTCPNCGNENAYGDQCEKCGSSLSPTELIRPKSTISGDTPILKKTKHWYLKLNEQEAWLKQWLNNEDKKDWKAHVLGQCNAWLDNGLQPRAMTRDLDWGIPVPLEDAKNKVLYVWLDAPIGYISATKDWANANGKDWKDYWQNDKTELVHFIGKDNIVFHCIIFPSILHTTDNYIVPTNVPANAFMNLEGNKISTSKNWAVWLHEYLEEFPNKQDELRYVLIANMPENKDSEFTWQDFQDKVNNELVATYGNFVNRIISLINKYYDGNIDYQLQKSMAENDSILKTTIDATLKNIENYILKFKFKDALNELMSFAREGNKFLAETEPWKLYTKNPDKTKDILSIGLDWVYALGVLSQPLLPFTAKKIFALLNTEIPNNLDCYHYTIKNNKINKATLLFEKIEDSQIEFQIEKLKNTLATTEINTVAPPKENIAYEDFDKLDIRTGKIVSAKKVEKADKLLELLVDVGFEQRTIVSGIAEHFSADEIVGQEVAVLVNLAPKKLRGIMSNGMILMAEDENGKLVFVNAKNISSGNIIR; encoded by the coding sequence TTGAAAAAAAGATATACTATAACTGCTGCTTTGCCTTATGCTAATGGACCATTACACATAGGTCATTTAGCTGGTGCTTATATTGCAGCCGACATTTATGCTCGATTTTTGCGTCTACAAAATCATGATGTCTGTTTTGTGTCTGGTAGTGATGAACATGGTGCGGCTATTACCATTAAAGCCATGAGAGAAAACACTACACCACAAGCCATTGTAGATAAATACCATCATATTATCAAAAAATCATTCGAAGATTTTGGGATTGAATTTGACATCTATCACAGAACAACTGCACCAATTCATTACGATACTTCTCAAGAATTCTTTTTAGAATTATTAGATAAAAATGCATTTGAAGTAATTGAATCAGAACAATACTATGATGAAACTGCTCATCAATTTTTAGCTGATAGATATATTATTGGTACTTGTCCAAATTGTGGTAACGAAAATGCCTATGGCGACCAATGCGAAAAATGTGGAAGCAGTTTAAGTCCAACAGAACTCATCCGTCCAAAGTCAACCATTAGTGGCGATACACCTATTCTTAAAAAAACCAAACACTGGTATTTAAAACTCAATGAACAAGAAGCTTGGTTAAAACAATGGCTCAACAATGAAGATAAAAAAGATTGGAAAGCTCATGTATTAGGTCAGTGCAACGCTTGGTTAGATAACGGTTTACAACCAAGAGCTATGACACGCGATTTAGATTGGGGAATTCCTGTGCCTTTGGAAGATGCTAAAAACAAGGTGTTGTATGTTTGGCTCGATGCACCAATTGGCTACATTTCTGCTACAAAAGATTGGGCAAATGCTAATGGTAAAGACTGGAAAGATTATTGGCAAAACGACAAAACAGAATTGGTACATTTTATAGGAAAAGATAATATTGTTTTTCATTGTATCATTTTTCCATCTATTTTACATACTACAGACAACTATATTGTACCAACTAATGTTCCTGCTAATGCTTTTATGAATTTAGAAGGCAATAAAATTTCTACTTCAAAAAATTGGGCAGTTTGGTTACATGAATACTTAGAAGAGTTTCCAAACAAGCAAGATGAACTACGCTATGTGTTGATTGCCAATATGCCAGAAAATAAAGACAGCGAATTTACTTGGCAAGATTTTCAAGATAAAGTAAACAATGAATTGGTAGCAACTTACGGAAACTTTGTTAATAGAATTATAAGTTTAATTAATAAGTATTACGATGGTAATATCGATTATCAATTACAAAAATCTATGGCAGAGAATGATAGTATTTTGAAAACAACGATTGATGCTACATTAAAAAATATTGAAAATTATATATTAAAATTCAAATTTAAAGATGCTTTAAACGAACTGATGAGTTTTGCAAGAGAAGGCAATAAGTTTTTAGCAGAAACAGAACCTTGGAAATTGTATACAAAAAATCCAGATAAAACCAAAGATATTTTAAGCATTGGATTAGATTGGGTGTATGCTCTTGGAGTTTTATCTCAACCATTGTTGCCTTTTACTGCTAAGAAAATTTTTGCTTTACTCAACACAGAAATTCCTAATAATTTAGATTGTTATCACTATACAATAAAAAATAATAAAATTAATAAAGCTACGCTCCTTTTTGAAAAAATTGAAGACAGTCAGATTGAGTTTCAAATTGAAAAATTAAAAAATACATTAGCTACAACTGAAATCAATACAGTTGCTCCACCAAAAGAAAATATTGCTTACGAAGATTTTGATAAATTAGATATTAGAACTGGAAAAATAGTAAGTGCCAAAAAAGTAGAAAAAGCAGACAAATTATTAGAGCTATTAGTTGATGTTGGTTTTGAACAAAGAACCATTGTTTCTGGTATTGCTGAACATT